A region from the Arachis ipaensis cultivar K30076 chromosome B01, Araip1.1, whole genome shotgun sequence genome encodes:
- the LOC107632820 gene encoding pentatricopeptide repeat-containing protein At1g74850, chloroplastic, with the protein MTILPSITVPNISPFSATLILNPNTNHLHLQLHHHHQFRHLYLRRRHNGRRIQFTTVARSREVVLGNPSVTVEKGKYSYDVETLINKLSSLPPRGSIARCLDAFKSKLSLNDFALVFKEFAARGDWQRTLRLFKHMQRQIWCKPNEHIYTIVITLLGREGLLDKCREVFDEMPEQGVPRSVFAYTAIINAYGRHGQYQTSLELLDLMKRERVSPSILTYNTVINACARGGLDWEGLLGLFAEMRHEGVQPDVVTYNTMLHACSRRGLGDEAEMVFRTMNEGGVVPDITTYSYLVDTFGRLNKLEKVSELLREMEEGGNLPDVTSYNVLLDAYAEKGSIKEALGVFRQMQTAGCVPNATTYSILLNLYGKQGKYDDVRDLFLEMKVSNTEPDAGTYNILIQVFGEGGYFKEVVTLFHDMVEENVQPNTETYEGLIFACGKGGLYEDAKNILLHMDAQGMVPSSKAYTGVIEAYGQAGLYEEAIVAFNTMNEVGSNPTVETYNSLIRAFAKGGLYKEAGKVLLKMGDSGLQRDVHSFNGLIEAFRQGGQHEEAIKAYVEMEKANCDPNELTLEAVLSVYCSAGLVDEGEEQFQEIKASGILPSVMCYCMMLALYAKNDRFNDAYNLLDEMITTRVSDIHQVIGQMIKGDFDDDSNWQIVEYVFDKLNSEGCEFGMRFYNTLLEALWWLFQRERAARVLNEASKRGLFPELFRTNKLVWSVDVHRMWEGGALTALSLWLNNMQEMFRADEDLPELAAVVVVRGQMEKSTDSQDFPIAKAAFSFLQDNVSSSFTFAGWNKGRIICPQSQLRRILSGNESSSNRKKMSKLISISNSTDGIITYKSDVQSGKANDVDSRTDSTRTELLTSAV; encoded by the exons ATGACCATACTACCCTCCATAACCGTCCCCAACATCTCACCCTTCTCCGCCACCCTCATCCTAAATCCTAACACCAACCATCTCCACCTCcagctccaccaccaccaccaattcCGCCACCTCTACCTCCGCCGTCGTCACAACGGTCGGCGCATCCAGTTCACTACCGTTGCTCGCTCCCGCGAGGTCGTCCTCGGGAACCCGTCGGTGACGGTGGAGAAAGGCAAGTACAGCTACGACGTCGAAACCCTAATAAATAAGCTCAGCAGCCTTCCGCCACGTGGCAGCATCGCGCGGTGCCTCGACGCCTTCAAGAGCAAGCTCTCCCTCAACGACTTCGCTCTCGTGTTCAAGGAGTTCGCCGCGCGTGGCGATTGGCAACGAACCCTGCGACTCTTCAAGCACATGCAGCGCCAGATATGGTGCAAGCCAAACGAGCACATCTACACAATCGTCATCACCTTGCTCGGCAGAGAAGGACTCCTAGACAAGTGCCGCGAGGTGTTCGATGAAATGCCTGAACAAGGCGTTCCTCGCTCTGTCTTTGCCTACACCGCCATAATCAACGCCTATGGCCGCCACGGACAGTACCAGACCTCCCTCGAATTGCTCGATTTGATGAAGAGAGAGAGGGTTTCACCAAGTATCTTGACTTACAACACTGTAATCAATGCTTGCGCGAGGGGTGGGTTGGATTGGGAGGGTTTGTTAGGGTTATTTGCTGAGATGAGGCATGAAGGGGTTCAGCCTGATGTAGTTACGTATAATACTATGCTTCATGCTTGTTCTCGTAGGGGTTTGGGCGATGAGGCTGAGATGGTGTTCAGGACTATGAATGAAGGTGGGGTTGTTCCTGATATCACTACTTATAGTTACCTTGTTGATACTTTTGGGAGATTGAATAAACTTGAGAAGGTTTCGGAGCTTCTTAGGGAGATGGAGGAAGGTGGTAATTTGCCTGATGTGACGTCTTATAATGTGCTTTTGGATGCGTATGCTGAGAAGGGGTCGATTAAGGAGGCACTAGGGGTGTTCCGGCAGATGCAGACGGCAGGGTGCGTGCCAAACGCGACCACTTATAGTATTCTGTTGAATTTGTATGGGAAGCAGGGGAAGTATGATGATGTTAGGGACCTTTTCCTTGAGATGAAAGTTAGCAACACAGAGCCTGATGCTGGTACCTATAACATTCTTATACAGGTGTTTGGAGAAGGTGGATACTTTAAGGAGGTGGTTACTTTGTTCCATGATATGGTGGAGGAGAATGTACAGCCTAACACGGAGACGTATGAGGGTTTGATATTTGCTTGTGGGAAGGGAGGGCTCTATGAGGATGCCAAGAATATTTTACTTCATATGGATGCTCAGGGAATGGTTCCGAGTTCCAAGGCTTATACTGGGGTGATTGAAGCCTATGGCCAGGCTGGACTGTATGAAGAGGCAATAGTTGCGTTTAACACTATGAATGAAGTGGGAAGCAATCCAACTGTCGAGACATACAATTCGCTCATTCGTGCATTTGCAAAGGGAGGATTGTACAAGGAGGCTGGAAAAGTTTTATTGAAGATGGGTGATTCAGGTTTGCAGAGGGATGTGCATTCGTTTAATGGTTTAATTGAAGCTTTCAGGCAAGGAGGTCAGCATGAAGAGGCGATAAAAGCGTATGTGGAGATGGAGAAGGCTAACTGCGATCCTAATGAGCTGACACTCGAAGCAGTATTAAGTGTATATTGCTCAGCAGGACTTGTTGACGAGGGTGAAGAACAGTTCCAAGAAATTAAAGCTTCAGGGATACTGCCCAGTGTCATGTGTTATTGCATGATGCTTGCTCTTTATGCAAAGAATGATAG GTTCAATGATGCCTATAATCTACTTGATGAGATGATCACAACAAGGGTGTCGGATATTCATCAAGTGATAGGACAAATGATCAAGGGAGATTTTGATGATGACTCTAATTGGCAGATTGTAGAGTATGTCTTTGATAAACTGAATTCAGAAGGATGTGAATTTGGAATGAGGTTCTATAACACACTGTTAGAAGCTCTTTGGTGGTTGTTCCAGAGAGAGAGGGCTGCAAGAGTGCTCAATGAGGCATCAAAGAGAGGGCTTTTCCCTGAGCTCTTCCGTACAAATAAACTTGTGTGGTCTGTGGATGTACACAG GATGTGGGAAGGTGGAGCATTAACAGCATTGTCCCTTTGGCTGAACAATATGCAAGAGATGTTCAGAGCTGATGAGGATCTTCCTGAGCTTGCAGCAGTAGTTGTGGT TCGTGGACAAATGGAGAAGAGTACAGATAGCCAGGATTTCCCCATTGCAAAGGCCGCTTTTTCATTCCTGCAGGATAATGTGTCATCCTCTTTTACTTTCGCGGGATGGAACAAAGGTCGCATTATCTGTCCGCAATCACAACTGAGGCGAATTCTATCGGGCAATGAATCATCTtctaatagaaaaaaaatgagtAAATTAATATCCATAAGTAATTCGACTGATGGAATTATAACTTACAAATCTGATGTGCAAAGTGGTAAAGCTAATGATGTTGATTCTAGAACCGATAGTACAAGAACAGAGCTTCTAACTAGTGCAGTTTAG
- the LOC107610266 gene encoding uncharacterized protein LOC107610266, with product MNTLAPQQDSSKSKRLRLNPEQMKICHLVRDPEIRPMIWKFHPSKRDKICQAYLKAGPNQPILDKYPFSSDTSHRRRFQASWFELYPSWLEYFIEDDVVYCLPCYLFAMESSIYTGSNAFIENGFRNWKKVALIEAMMKARVRIIEKEILHVLATMVRNSIRKDIRDAKFCIIIDEACDESKKEQMAIVLRFVDVDGFVRERFFDFVHLALVAASREVLQIHEFFTQLTAIVNIVGTSCKRHDQLQEAQEIKNAKLIANDELETGQGANQMGTLQRAGDTRWSSHFHSVCSLIRMFTVTHTILNNITDDGTTSAQRGEAYGVNKVLSSFEFIFSLHLMKEIMGITKILCQALQQKSQDILNAMHVVSTSKLLLQKLRDNGWCNLLEIVKKFCEKHEIDIPDMSTQYTDSFECSIAHYAFDIPNHLKDVGTLSELCQRLKETEKSRTYHLVDRLIRNVLTLPVSTATTERAFSAMKIVKIRLRSKMADEFLTDNLVIYIEKEIAATFSIDSIIDDFESRKKR from the exons ATGAATACTTTAGCTCCTCAACAAGATAGTTCAAAGTCAAAGCGCCTACGACTTAATCCTGAACAAATGAAAATATGTCATTTGGTAAGAGATCCAGAAATTCGACCAATGATTTGGAAGTTTCATCCAAGTAAAAGAGATAAAATTTGTCAAGCTTATCTTAAAGCTGGACCaaatcaaccaatacttgataaGTATCCATTCTCGAGCGATACAAGTCATCGTCGTCGTTTTCAAGCTTCTTGGTTTGAATTATATCCTTCATGGTTAGAGTATTTTATTGAAGATGATGTTGTGTATTGTTTACCATGCTACCTATTTGCTATGGAATCTTCAATCTATACAGGTTCAAATGCTTTCATTGAAAATGGCTTCAGGAATTGGAAGAAG GTTGCACTTATAGAGGCCATGATGAAAGCTCGAGTTCGGATAATCGAG AAAGAAATTCTACATGTTCTTGCTACAATGGTAAGAAACTCAATTAGAAAGGATATTAGAGATGCCAAATTTTGTATTATCATTGATGAAGCTTGTGATGAATCTAAAAAAGAGCAAATGGCTATTGTTTTAAGATTTGTTGATGTGGATGGTTTTGTTCGTGAACGCTTCTTTGATTTTGTACAT TTAGCACTGGTGGCTGCTTCAAGGGAAGTACTTCAAATTCATGAGTTTTTCACACAATTGACTGCTATTGTAAATATTGTTGGTACATCTTGCAAACGACATGATCAACTACAAGAAGCTCAAGAAATTAAAAATGCAAAATTGATTGCTAATGATGAGCTAGAAACAGGTCAAGGTGCAAATCAAATGGGCACTTTACAAAGAGCTGGAGATACAAGATGGAGTTCTCACTTTCATTCTGTTTGTAGCTTGATAAGAATGTTTACAGTTACTCATACCATTCTTAATAACATTACTGATGATGGTACAACTTCTGCTCAAAGAGGTGAGGCTTATGGTGTCAACAAAGTGTTATCCtcgtttgaatttattttttcgtTACATTTGATGAAGGAAATTATGGGAATTACTAAGATTTTGTGCCAAGCATTACAACAAAAATCTCAAGATATTTTGAATGCAATGCATGTTGTTTCCACATCAAAACTACTTCTTCAAAAATTGAGGGATAATGGTTGGTGCAATTTACTTGAGATTGTTAAGAAGTTTTGTGAGAAACATGAAATTGACATCCCTGATATGAGTACACAATACACG GATTCTTTTGAATGCTCAATTGCACATTATGCATTTGATATACCGAATCATCTAAAAGATGTTGGGACACTTTCTGAGTTATGTCAAAGAttgaaagaaacagaaaaatcaaGAACTTATCATTTGGTTGATAGACTAATTCGCAATGTCTTGACTCTTCCAGTATCTACAGCAACAACAGAAAGAGCTTTCTCGGCAATGAAAATTGTTAAAATAAGGCTTCGGAGTAAAATGGCAGACGAATTTCTTACAGATAATTTAGTCATTtatattgaaaaagaaattgCAGCTACTTTCAGTATAGATTCAATAATAGATGACTTTGAATCAAGGAAAAAACGTTGA